A window of Costertonia aggregata contains these coding sequences:
- the ruvC gene encoding crossover junction endodeoxyribonuclease RuvC, producing the protein MASEKIILGIDPGTTIMGFGIIKVTGKKMQFIQMNELLLKKYDDPYTKLKLIFERTLELIDTYHPDEIAIEAPFFGKNVQSMLKLGRAQGVAMAAGLSRQIPITEYLPKKIKMAITGNGNASKEQVAKMLQSVLGLKTLPKNLDSTDGLAAAVCHFYNEGRVDVGKSYTGWSAFVKQNSPQNPKGETPVVNLRKKK; encoded by the coding sequence TTGGCTTCGGAAAAAATCATATTGGGCATTGATCCAGGTACCACTATTATGGGGTTTGGGATTATCAAGGTAACGGGAAAAAAGATGCAGTTCATTCAAATGAACGAGCTATTGCTCAAAAAATATGATGACCCCTATACTAAATTGAAACTTATTTTTGAACGCACCCTAGAGTTGATAGACACCTATCATCCCGATGAAATTGCCATTGAAGCCCCATTTTTTGGCAAAAATGTACAGTCTATGCTAAAATTGGGCCGAGCGCAAGGCGTAGCCATGGCTGCCGGACTTTCACGTCAAATACCGATTACCGAATACCTTCCAAAAAAAATTAAGATGGCCATAACGGGCAACGGTAACGCCAGTAAGGAACAGGTCGCCAAAATGCTGCAAAGTGTTCTAGGGTTGAAAACACTCCCTAAAAATTTGGACAGTACCGATGGCCTTGCGGCCGCAGTATGTCATTTTTATAATGAAGGTAGGGTAGATGTGGGAAAAAGCTATACCGGTTGGTCCGCTTTTGTGAAGCAGAATAGCCCCCAAAATCCTAAAGGGGAAACGCCTGTTGTCAATCTTAGAAAAAAGAAATAA
- a CDS encoding energy transducer TonB: MKNLLFLGVLCLLASCEWLPSKDAKTQKLVEEEMQQIDWNDLDQYPLFSDCDETSSKMNQRRCFQENILLHFSMTLQDFEFVLNKDVNDTLFVDFLMDKEGTVSVLNIQKDITIDEQMPEFDEIITQSLKSLPKVEPALKRGIPVNAKFRIPIVLNTKLN, encoded by the coding sequence ATGAAAAATCTTTTGTTTTTGGGTGTGTTATGCCTTTTGGCCTCTTGCGAGTGGTTGCCCTCCAAAGATGCCAAAACACAAAAACTGGTAGAAGAAGAAATGCAGCAGATCGATTGGAACGACCTGGATCAATATCCCCTGTTCAGCGATTGTGATGAGACATCATCCAAAATGAACCAAAGAAGATGTTTTCAGGAAAATATCCTACTTCATTTTTCAATGACCTTACAAGATTTTGAATTCGTCCTCAACAAAGATGTAAACGATACCTTGTTCGTTGATTTTTTGATGGACAAAGAAGGTACGGTATCCGTTTTGAACATCCAAAAAGATATTACCATAGATGAACAAATGCCAGAATTTGATGAGATAATCACGCAAAGCTTAAAGAGTTTGCCAAAAGTTGAACCGGCCCTGAAAAGGGGGATTCCGGTAAACGCAAAGTTTCGTATCCCCATTGTTCTCAACACAAAACTCAATTAG
- a CDS encoding tetratricopeptide repeat protein: MFSRLAKSGKTNPEYHYYHGLSLQNAENRDESIDAFIKAILMDSTHIRSFFQLAKYCVTQNDNDSALVYANRGLSYYSENVSLINLKALALYNNSEYGKAIPWFEKLLQLGESKEYIYAKLGYSYYRHWEFDKAKIALKKVLEINETNADAYFQLAQTYYKEAEKGQCGILYQKIY; encoded by the coding sequence ATGTTCTCCCGTTTAGCAAAAAGTGGCAAGACCAACCCTGAATATCACTATTACCATGGGCTGTCACTTCAAAATGCCGAAAATCGGGACGAAAGTATTGATGCTTTCATAAAGGCCATATTAATGGATAGTACACACATAAGAAGTTTTTTTCAACTCGCAAAATATTGTGTAACTCAAAATGATAATGATAGTGCCTTGGTATATGCCAATAGAGGGCTGTCATATTATTCAGAAAATGTGTCGCTTATCAACCTAAAGGCATTGGCCTTGTATAATAATTCAGAATATGGCAAAGCTATCCCTTGGTTTGAAAAACTGTTGCAGTTGGGTGAAAGCAAAGAGTATATCTATGCAAAACTAGGCTATAGTTATTATAGACATTGGGAGTTTGACAAGGCCAAAATTGCCTTGAAAAAAGTATTGGAAATAAACGAAACCAATGCAGATGCCTATTTTCAACTCGCTCAGACCTATTATAAAGAAGCCGAAAAGGGACAGTGCGGCATACTGTATCAAAAAATCTATTGA
- a CDS encoding tetratricopeptide repeat protein, protein MKNTLVFLVFFGIVKAEAQSSVAETADSLYTIGNYKQAINGYAKIGSQKSWLQIARAYHNIGNYKKAVIQYENIIKSDTSSQIARFELGKLYLKVKQVEKAY, encoded by the coding sequence TTGAAAAATACCCTTGTCTTTTTGGTGTTTTTTGGCATAGTGAAGGCCGAGGCTCAATCTTCGGTAGCGGAAACCGCGGATAGTTTGTATACCATCGGTAACTATAAACAGGCAATTAATGGCTACGCAAAAATAGGTTCGCAGAAATCATGGCTGCAAATTGCCCGTGCCTATCACAATATTGGAAACTATAAAAAGGCTGTAATCCAATATGAAAATATCATCAAAAGCGATACCAGTTCGCAAATTGCCCGTTTTGAATTGGGAAAGTTGTATTTAAAGGTAAAGCAGGTAGAGAAAGCATACTAG
- a CDS encoding M56 family metallopeptidase, protein MVQYILECITFQLIFLIIYDFFLKRETFFQWNRVYLIFTYMLSLFLPWIKLEALKTTVPQKLYTYPEFLWHTDNSIAVTVSQNTASSFSMPWEYILLLVGMLIASIYFGYKLYQLRLLRKRGEVRYFLDFTRIVIKDSNMAFSFFKFIFIGDRVLKTDYESIIQHELVHIRQRHSYDLLFFELMRIMAWFNPLVYVYQNRVAELHEFIADAHVAKTNKGAQYEFLLSQVFQTQNISFVNHFFKTSLIKKRIVMLQKTKSKRIWQLKYLLLVPLVLGMLIYTSSAQELNQENNSVENQTIKDSELIEKVEAEIMKEVEEWGSFNAYYFNSPKVKKYRDSKEILSKEDYFKNEVMTKLHFTEMDKKINNEIKNTKPISHKFPLPSTGRYTNYVNRTKVFQILDNNIKYSIGVFDSKILLIDIKEVYPSNGYVFEVENSKDFTGKELRAFNNKLDEIFDQDHPNYSTMILTDGRYAFQIFGKTDLALFDNSGKKTSKDKDLPILVVNDIEKLTITEKEKIQSLLLIFEEAEQGVELIIKDDDTTITLIRTDDGSLISGFENTMIKAKMHIESKIPKDDFVLFGTKKQKVQTLADANDIPFSEVDEVPVFPGCENDGDKRGCFYENIRKHIRKNFRYPEEALEKGIQGRVSVIFTILNNGAIGNIRAHGPDMILEQEAARIIGLLPRMQAGVHKGKKTNVIFSMPISYNLDGNEQTHDEVKDASKEDTVINGYVIEKETSNQKGVGVPFAVVDEVPVFPGCENAENKRKCFQEKMNEHIRKNFSYPKAAQEKGIQGRVSTFFVIQKDGSIGDLRMRGSDKLLEQETERIISLLPKMKPGKQKGEIVKVPFSIPVNFKLKKDDVSQESLHENKTPPLIIIDGKESHDYEMYKMNPDRIKSVNVLKGDAAKRKYGDKGKNGVIEIITKKSD, encoded by the coding sequence ATGGTACAGTATATTTTGGAGTGCATCACTTTTCAATTGATATTCCTCATCATCTACGACTTCTTTTTAAAAAGGGAAACTTTTTTTCAGTGGAACAGGGTATATCTCATTTTTACGTACATGCTGTCACTTTTCTTGCCCTGGATAAAGCTGGAGGCTTTAAAAACAACGGTTCCCCAAAAGTTATACACATATCCAGAGTTTTTATGGCATACAGATAATAGTATTGCCGTTACTGTGAGCCAAAATACAGCGTCCTCATTTTCCATGCCGTGGGAATATATATTGTTATTGGTAGGTATGTTGATTGCATCAATTTATTTTGGCTATAAGTTATATCAATTACGACTATTAAGAAAAAGAGGTGAGGTGCGTTATTTTCTCGATTTTACACGTATCGTTATAAAAGACAGTAACATGGCCTTTTCATTTTTCAAATTTATTTTCATAGGGGACAGAGTCCTAAAAACAGATTACGAGAGCATAATTCAACATGAGTTGGTGCACATACGGCAAAGACATTCCTATGATTTGTTGTTTTTTGAGTTGATGCGGATTATGGCATGGTTTAACCCATTGGTCTATGTTTATCAGAATAGGGTGGCCGAACTGCATGAATTCATCGCAGATGCTCATGTGGCCAAAACAAATAAGGGGGCACAATATGAATTTTTGCTATCCCAGGTGTTTCAGACCCAAAATATCTCTTTCGTCAATCATTTTTTCAAAACTTCATTAATTAAAAAACGAATTGTTATGCTTCAAAAAACCAAATCAAAACGAATTTGGCAATTAAAATATCTGCTATTGGTGCCTTTGGTCTTAGGTATGTTGATATACACATCTTCAGCACAGGAATTAAACCAAGAAAACAACAGTGTCGAAAACCAAACGATAAAAGATTCGGAATTGATAGAAAAAGTTGAAGCCGAAATAATGAAGGAGGTTGAAGAATGGGGCTCTTTTAATGCATATTACTTTAATTCGCCAAAGGTCAAAAAATATAGGGATTCCAAAGAAATACTATCAAAGGAAGACTACTTCAAAAATGAAGTTATGACCAAGTTGCATTTTACCGAGATGGATAAAAAAATAAATAACGAAATAAAGAATACCAAACCTATTTCACATAAGTTCCCATTACCTTCAACAGGTAGATATACCAATTATGTAAACAGAACAAAAGTATTTCAGATATTGGACAACAATATCAAGTATTCTATTGGAGTTTTTGATTCCAAAATTCTTTTGATTGATATAAAAGAGGTTTACCCATCTAACGGTTATGTTTTTGAAGTAGAAAACAGTAAAGATTTTACGGGAAAAGAACTTAGGGCTTTCAATAATAAGTTGGATGAGATTTTTGACCAAGACCATCCAAATTACTCGACCATGATTTTGACTGACGGCCGATATGCATTTCAAATCTTTGGAAAAACAGATTTGGCCTTATTTGATAATAGCGGTAAAAAGACCTCAAAAGATAAGGATTTACCCATCCTAGTTGTAAACGATATCGAAAAACTTACAATTACTGAAAAAGAAAAAATTCAATCCTTATTATTGATTTTTGAGGAAGCAGAGCAAGGTGTAGAACTTATTATTAAAGATGATGATACAACGATAACTTTGATTAGAACTGATGATGGCTCTCTCATTTCGGGTTTTGAAAACACTATGATCAAAGCAAAAATGCATATTGAATCCAAAATACCAAAAGATGATTTCGTTTTATTTGGCACCAAAAAACAAAAAGTTCAAACGTTGGCAGATGCGAATGATATTCCATTTTCAGAAGTAGATGAAGTGCCCGTTTTTCCTGGCTGCGAAAACGATGGTGATAAAAGAGGCTGTTTTTATGAAAACATACGCAAGCATATTCGAAAAAACTTTAGATATCCCGAAGAGGCACTGGAAAAAGGAATTCAAGGCAGGGTAAGTGTTATTTTCACTATTTTAAATAACGGCGCCATTGGAAACATAAGAGCACACGGACCCGATATGATATTGGAACAAGAGGCGGCAAGAATAATTGGTCTACTTCCCCGAATGCAAGCGGGAGTTCATAAAGGAAAGAAAACTAACGTTATTTTTTCAATGCCTATTTCATATAACCTTGATGGGAACGAGCAAACCCATGATGAGGTTAAGGATGCTTCAAAAGAAGATACGGTAATTAACGGCTATGTTATTGAGAAAGAAACTTCAAATCAAAAAGGGGTAGGTGTGCCATTCGCAGTGGTTGATGAAGTTCCAGTATTTCCGGGTTGCGAAAATGCAGAAAATAAAAGAAAATGTTTTCAAGAAAAAATGAACGAGCACATTAGGAAAAATTTCAGCTATCCCAAAGCAGCACAAGAGAAAGGCATACAAGGTAGGGTGAGTACATTTTTCGTTATTCAAAAGGATGGGAGTATTGGTGATTTGAGAATGCGAGGCTCCGATAAACTCTTGGAGCAAGAGACCGAGCGTATTATTTCTTTATTGCCCAAAATGAAACCTGGAAAACAAAAAGGGGAAATTGTAAAGGTGCCGTTTTCAATCCCAGTAAATTTCAAACTAAAAAAGGATGATGTATCGCAAGAATCATTGCACGAAAATAAAACACCACCGTTAATAATAATCGATGGTAAGGAATCTCATGACTACGAAATGTACAAAATGAATCCAGACCGTATAAAGTCGGTGAATGTTCTAAAAGGGGATGCGGCAAAAAGAAAATACGGTGATAAAGGTAAAAACGGGGTGATAGAGATAATTACAAAAAAGAGCGATTGA
- a CDS encoding BlaI/MecI/CopY family transcriptional regulator codes for MKQLTKAEEEVMHVLWQLEKCNVAAIIDKLPEPKPAYNTVSTIVRILESKGFVDHEQEGKGYLYFPLLKKADYSSQSINKLVDGYFHGSFKSMVSFFVKKNDVSLSELESILQEIKKDTKSKNRKTDN; via the coding sequence ATGAAGCAATTGACCAAAGCAGAAGAGGAGGTAATGCACGTATTATGGCAGTTAGAAAAATGTAATGTAGCTGCCATTATTGATAAGCTACCCGAACCTAAACCTGCGTATAATACGGTTTCTACAATTGTTCGCATACTGGAAAGCAAAGGTTTTGTAGACCACGAACAAGAGGGTAAAGGGTATCTATATTTTCCGTTATTGAAAAAAGCGGACTACAGCAGCCAGTCCATCAATAAATTAGTGGATGGTTATTTTCATGGCTCGTTTAAGAGTATGGTTTCATTTTTTGTGAAGAAGAACGATGTGAGCTTGTCCGAATTGGAATCTATTTTACAGGAAATTAAAAAGGATACAAAGTCAAAAAATAGAAAAACGGACAACTAA
- a CDS encoding DUF456 domain-containing protein: MDIALLIIGFVLMLIGILGSFLPVLPGPPISWIGLLLLYLTKAIPNDWWVLGVTLVIALVVFALDYIIPAIGTKKFGGTKAGMIGTTLGLLVAIFFPVLGPFGIIIWPFAGALIGELLNKADKKTATKAAFGSFLGFLTGTFLKFVVSIVYLGLFITTAWDYKAALFPYFD; the protein is encoded by the coding sequence ATGGATATTGCTTTACTCATCATAGGTTTTGTGCTTATGCTCATTGGTATTCTAGGTAGTTTTTTGCCTGTTTTACCCGGTCCCCCCATCAGCTGGATAGGACTCTTATTGCTATACTTGACCAAAGCCATACCCAACGACTGGTGGGTTTTGGGAGTGACCTTGGTTATTGCTTTGGTCGTTTTTGCCCTGGATTATATTATCCCCGCTATCGGCACTAAAAAATTTGGCGGCACAAAAGCGGGCATGATCGGTACTACGCTTGGTTTACTGGTCGCTATTTTTTTTCCTGTACTGGGTCCTTTTGGGATTATCATATGGCCCTTTGCCGGTGCTTTGATAGGTGAGCTTCTAAATAAGGCCGATAAAAAAACCGCTACGAAGGCGGCCTTTGGTTCTTTTTTGGGGTTTTTAACGGGAACCTTTCTAAAATTTGTGGTCTCCATTGTGTATTTGGGCCTTTTTATAACAACGGCATGGGATTACAAAGCGGCCTTGTTCCCGTACTTTGATTGA